The genomic region ACAATCCCGGCATCGCTGTCGTGGGTTCGGCAATTCGCTTTATCGACATCGACGGAAATCCGCTTTCGACCGCCGCATATCCCACAACGCCGGATGAGGCGATGGTGGCGCTCGATCGGGGAAACGCGCCTGTAGCGCATCCCGCGATTGCGATGCGCCGCGATGCGGCACTCGCCGTTGGGGGATATCGGCCTCTCTTCGATTTTGCTGAAGATTTCGACTTGTGGCTCCGGCTCGTCGAGCACCATCAGATCAGCAATCTGCCGGACGTGCTGCTCGAGTTTCGCGTGCATGGTAAGAACGTCTCGACCACGCGACGTTGGGAGCAGGCACTGGCGGCACATATCGCCAGATTTTCTGCGAAGCGCCGACGAGCCGGGTTTCCGGACCCGGTCGAGGGCGTATCGAATTTAAAGTTGGAGCATCTTGAAGAATTACATCTTTCGGCTGCGGAACGTTCTTCTGTTCTTGCTGATCTGGCCGAAGCCGCGCTGGTTTCGTATGAGGCTGGGAAACGGCATAGCTATCTTCTGCATGCGTTCGATAGTCTCATGGCCAAAGATGAGCTAAAATCCTCACGAGACCGCCGTTCCGCACGAAAGCTCATCGCACGATTGTGGATGACGAGCGCACCATCAGATGCAGCTCGCCTTACGGCGCAGATTACGAGAAAACTCGCAACAGGGCGGGATTTGCGAGCCATGTCAAATCAGGACGCTGTCCATCGCTGGCTTCTGCACGGTTCTGATCCGACAGGGCCGCTGACAGGCGCCCCGCGGGACCTGCTGTCGGCCCAAGGGATGCAGCAGCTCGTGATTGAGGGAGACGCACACGGCGTTCTTCCTATCCTGATGGACAACATCCCCGGCCTCAAAGACAACGACGATTATGAGCTTGCCCGGAACGACGCGCTATCGAGAAGGCGCATCGGTACGACATTCTCCGCAATGCTGCGCATCCACTGCGATGCGATACTCCGTGCGGCCAAAGATCTTCCGCTGACTGTCGTTAAGGGACAAACCTTCGCGCGAGTGCTTTACCCGAAGCCTTCTTTCCGGCCGTTCACCGATATCGATCTGCTTGTTGCGCCGGATGCTGTTCCGGCTATCAGCGAAATTCTCGCAGGCCACGGATTCGTAATGGTCGAGGACGGTCATGATCCCGTACGGCTGGAAACGAAATGGCTCCATCGCGACAACGCGACGTTGATGGTCGAAGTGCACACGAACCTGGTCCATCATCCGAAGTTGAGGTCAGCTCTTTCGCTAGCTTACGAGGACATCGCCGATGGACCGGAGTCGGCCGCTGCTTTAATGACAATTGCGGCCCTCCATGGAGCGTTACATCGGTTCGAACGCCTCCGGCAAGTCGTCGATATCTGCCAAGCCGCCAGGCATCTTTCGACACCTAAAGACGAAGCTCTGTTCGCGCGGATGCTGGACAAGAGCGGGGCAAGATTTGCGGCGGTCGCTGGACTGGAACTAGCTTACAGCATTTTCGGTGAACCGCGTTGCCGGGAAATCGCGCGTGAGATCGGTCCGACGAGATATACTTTTTTTGCGCGGGCACTCGTTGGGCGATCGGCAGTCGTCTCGACAATGAGCAGCGCTCGCTTGTATCATTCCTGGCGACGGCAGTTATTCCGGATGATGCTCATGAAAAGTCGGACCTTCCAAGGGAGGCGTAACATTGCACACCCGGAAGGGGCCTTCGACCCGGCAGACACGTTGGTGCAAAATCGTTTAGAGTGAGGGTATCTCATGCTCCATCGAACTGTTCCCAGGCAAGCCTTCGGGTTCTTTACCGAAGAGATGGACGGCGAAAGCGTTCTGTTTCGTCTCGGCAGGCCTAAGGCCATTCACCTGAACGAGACCGCCGCTTTGATCTGGAAACTGAGCGATGGTACACGGTCGGTCCAGGATCTGATTGATTTTCTGAAAGCCGAATATCCGGATGCGCAGTCCGACGTGGAGGTCGATGTCGAGCGCGCGGTCGCCGACCTGATGCGGGTAGGCGCGCTTCTTTCAACGGAAGCAAAAAGCGCAACGCCTTAGAGAACGAGAGAAGCCGGCGATGACCGCTACAGGACGGAGATGGAGAACTCGCGTTCGATGTCATCGAAAATGCGGTCGGCCGGTCCAGCGCCTAGAAGCTCGCGAAAATGTTCTTTGATCTCGGCGGTCGGTAAGCCGAGCTCGTGAAATCCAAGCATGTAGTTTCTTATCCGGTCTTCCCAGATGTTTCGGTAGGGCGTGCCCATGGGCCGCTGAAAGCGATGGAGCCATCTGAGAAAAGGCAGACAGAGCGTACGTCCTCCGCGTTGCCTGAATTTCTCGTGGATATAGCCTTCCTCACCTCCGAACCCACGGAACAGCGGATTGAAGCCGGGCCAAACAGTGCGTCGGCACGCGAATAAGCCGAGCCCTTGCATGGGAATGTCAAAAGGTGGCGCGTCCACATGGACGGCGCGCTCGTCCGTCCCCCAATAACCGTACATTCCTCCGCGCCAAGCAGGCTCGAAATGTGTCGCCAGTTTTGTTAAGTCATCATAGACGAGGGGGCCTTGGACGAGGTCGCGGGTGTCTGGATTGGTGTCGAAGTAGTCGAGGAGCTTGGCGATCGCGCCCGGCTCGAGGAATACATGACAGTCCATGCACATGACAAACTTGCCGGTTGCTTCTTCGAATACCGCATCCCTGATGGCGGTTCCGGCGCGCGTGTTCGAAGGGACGTAGCGATAGTTTGAAATATGCGTCTCGAGCAGCTTCAGAGATTCCGAGCAGGGGCCGTCCGGGTGATTGTCAACGACCAGAAAGTCCGTCCGGTCGAGGATTTCCGGATGATACATCCGTAGAGCCTGCAGAGAAAAATAGACCCCGTCATAGTCGTCATAGGTCGCCATGCCGATCGTCAGCTTGCGCGGCTCCTTGCGCGGTGTCGGCGCTGGAATGGGGAAAGTCTTTTCCTTCTGGGCCGGTTCGGCGGCTGCGCCTTCGCGTCTTGGAAAAATAGACAGGAAGCGTCGCTTTTGATCGGCATTTTGATTGCCCTCGAGAAGCAGCCTGGCCAGCTCGTCGACTGTTCCGTCGAGCTGGCCAAATTCGCCGTAGCGCAGACCTATAGCCGGAGCTTTCCGTGCTAGTTGCGCGATGGCTCGGAATCCTCCGTCGGGGAGATTGCGGGCATTGAGATTGCATCCAACCAAGCGTGCCAGTGTTTCTGCTGAACTCAGGCTATGGATTTTAAGATCGGATCCCCGCTTGAACTCGGGGAAGATGATAAGCCCGCATTGACTTCTTTCCGTCGGCGATCTGGTCGCCGACTGAGGTCGCATCAGCGTGTGTTCACCGGCTGCGAACGTGATCTCGTTCCGAAAGTTCGGAAACTCCGCGACGCGTTCGGCCGCGCCGGGCTTGAGAACGAGTGCTCGCGGAAATCCCAATAACTTTGCGGTGTCGTCGGTTAAGAGGACGACTTCGTCTGTGAGGTAGTCGAAGCCACGTGCCGAAAACCAAGAAGTCAGGGACGATTTGCCGGCGCCGCTCTCACCGGCCAACAAAATCGCTTTATCGCCCCAGGCTACGGCACCGGCGTGAAGCGCGACCGCGCTTGCTAGGTCCGTCACGAGATCACGGACAACTGCTTCCATCACGAACGTGAGAAGATCGCCTTCGGTCAGGTCCGAAACGGTCTCCGCATTCCTGCTGCTCAGGGAAAAGAGCCCGTCGTCTTGCACAGAAACATCGATAGTACACGCGCGAGCTGATGGCTCGCCCGTGAGGTTATCTTTGAAGATCCATTTGACGGTCGAAGAGATCGCAGGGACACAACGGACCCCGACGATCTGATCATGCAGCTTGACCCATAAGGTCTTTGAAGCAACGGCATCCATAACCGCACCGCAGAACTAAAACTCATGGCATTTTGTTCAGAGGGCCCAGCCGCGTTACGGTATCGGCGCCGCTGTCGTCGTAGTAGTCACTGTCGTTGTTGGAGTGGGTGTGGTTGTTGGAGCGGCTGTCGTCGTCGCAGGTGCAGACGCCGCTGCGTGGGCCGGGACGATCACGCTGTTGACCAGCGGTTTGGTCCATTTCGAGGGCATCATGATGGTCGCGAGAACGCCACCAATGAGCACTGTTCGCATAACCTGTCGTCGATCAAATTTCTTGTCTTCGCTGTCCATAATGGCCCCGCGTTTTTGCCCAAAAAATTTCGACAAATGCATTACGAATTTGTAAATTATAGCCGATTCCGAATGTATAAATGTTGCGTAAAATCTACTTTCCACATTTTTTGAATCGACCTGCTGTCAGAAACAAAGGGGCTATGGCCTAAGAGCGAGGGCTTATATCGGCGGACCCACGTAAATGCTGCGTTGGCGACTGCCCGCAGACGTCGGCTCCCCAGAGCATAGCGGCACAGCGGAAATAAGTCGTCCGGGTTCGGATTTTGCTTCGGCAGCGGCTTTGGTGCTCTGGGCTTTGTAAACGTGCGGCACCCGTGATCACTCTTGACGCCCGCTGACTTCTCTTGACGATATCGAAGTGCAAAACCCAATTGAATTCGTTCGAAATTACGTTGTCTCTTAATCAGCGGGTCGAAGGTTCGAGTGCTTCATCGCCCACCATTTGATTCAACCGCTTAGCCCAAATGCTGCCTTTCATTCCGACTCTGTAGTCAACGTTCCATTCCGACTCTTGTCCGCCGATTGTTCTCGATTTCGGTTGCTTCCGATCCACGCACGGCGGCCTCTTGCAGGGGCGATGCGCTGGGTCTCGGTCCGCTTCACGTAGAGCCTGACTGCTTCCGGAGTTTTGCGCCCGGAAAGCGCCATTACACCTTGTTCGGTGAGTTCGGCATTCGCGAGTTCCGTGAGACCGCAAGCAAATCAATGGGACCGCGGCGAGATGTAGTTCGCCTGCTGTGACGAGCGCCTTGTGGAGTGCATCGGCTTCTTCGCGTGACGCCGGTCGCGTAGCTTGAGCATAGCTCTTGCCGAGGGATTGGCGATGAATTGGGCACCCCTGCTTTTAGATCACGAGTGGCAGGGGCCCAATTCTTCCTTGGCGCGGTTACCGGGCGACGATTTTGACCCTAAGCGGACGTCGCCTATCGCTCACCTGAGATATGCAGTGTCTGTAACTCCAACTCCAATCTGCGCATGGTTCTGCGCTTTTGTGGGCAGTCGCCAACCTTTCACCAATCCATAGATCGCCGGTATCACGATCAACGTCAGTAACGTGGATGAGACCATACCGCCGATCATTGGCACGGCGATACGCTGCATGACCTCAGAACCTGTGCCGGTGCTCCACATGATGGGCAGCAATCCAGCCATGATAGCAACAACCGTCATCATCTTCGGTCGGACGCGTTCAACTGCGCCGACCATGATGGCACGGTAGAGGTCTTCACGCGTGAATTGCCGTCCTTGAAGCAGACATTCCGCCTGGACTTCGCGCTTGGCGTTATCGAGATAAATCAGCATCACGACGCCGGTCTCGGCCGCAACGCCGGCAAGAGCGATGAAGCCAACGGCAACTGCTACCGACAGATTGAAGCCCAGCCACCATATCAGCCAGAAGCCGCCGGCGAGTGCGAATGGCAGAGACAGCATGACGATGAGCGTTTCAGTCAGTCGCTGAAAGTTCAGGTAAAGAAGTAAGAAGATGATCATCAGCGTTACCGGCACGACCATCTGCAAGCGTGCCTCGGCGCGCTCCAGGTATTCGAACTGTCCCGACCACACAAGATAGGTGCCGGGCGGCATCTTCACCTGTGCGTCCACCGCCTTCTTGGCATCGGCGATGTAGCCGCCGAGGTCACGGTCGCGGATGTCGACGTAAACGTAGGTTGCGAGCTTGGCGTTCTCGGTGCGGATCGTGGTGGGGCCGCGGGTAAGTTTAATATCGGCGACTTCCCCTATCGGAACCGTACCATTGCCGCCGGGCAACGAGACCACGACATCCTTCGCGATCGCCTGCGGATCGGAGCGCAGATCGCGTGGGTAGCGGATCGCAACCGTATAGCGCTCGCGGCCTTCGACAGTTGTCGTTATTGGCTCGGCGCCAAGCGCCATCGCCACGACATTTTGCACGTCGGCGACCATCAAACCATAACGGGCTAGCCGCTCTCGGTTCGGAATGATCTCCAGGTAATAGCCGCCCAACGTGCGCTCGGCATAGGCGCTTGAAGTGCCTGGTACAGACTTAACAGCCGCTTCGACCTGTCTTGCGACGTTGTCGATTTCGTCGAGATTATTGCCGATCACCTTAATCCCGACCGGCGTGCGAATGC from Hyphomicrobium sp. MC1 harbors:
- a CDS encoding glycosyltransferase → MDAVASKTLWVKLHDQIVGVRCVPAISSTVKWIFKDNLTGEPSARACTIDVSVQDDGLFSLSSRNAETVSDLTEGDLLTFVMEAVVRDLVTDLASAVALHAGAVAWGDKAILLAGESGAGKSSLTSWFSARGFDYLTDEVVLLTDDTAKLLGFPRALVLKPGAAERVAEFPNFRNEITFAAGEHTLMRPQSATRSPTERSQCGLIIFPEFKRGSDLKIHSLSSAETLARLVGCNLNARNLPDGGFRAIAQLARKAPAIGLRYGEFGQLDGTVDELARLLLEGNQNADQKRRFLSIFPRREGAAAEPAQKEKTFPIPAPTPRKEPRKLTIGMATYDDYDGVYFSLQALRMYHPEILDRTDFLVVDNHPDGPCSESLKLLETHISNYRYVPSNTRAGTAIRDAVFEEATGKFVMCMDCHVFLEPGAIAKLLDYFDTNPDTRDLVQGPLVYDDLTKLATHFEPAWRGGMYGYWGTDERAVHVDAPPFDIPMQGLGLFACRRTVWPGFNPLFRGFGGEEGYIHEKFRQRGGRTLCLPFLRWLHRFQRPMGTPYRNIWEDRIRNYMLGFHELGLPTAEIKEHFRELLGAGPADRIFDDIEREFSISVL
- a CDS encoding PqqD family protein codes for the protein MLHRTVPRQAFGFFTEEMDGESVLFRLGRPKAIHLNETAALIWKLSDGTRSVQDLIDFLKAEYPDAQSDVEVDVERAVADLMRVGALLSTEAKSATP
- a CDS encoding glycosyltransferase; this translates as MAALQTQSVCGVSVVMPVYNSARYLDAAIDSILRQTFSDFEFLIIDDGSTDGSYERLLEWQRRDERIHLIGRPHRGIVACLNEGLAAAQGAIISRMDADDVSFPQRLERQVAFLKDNPGIAVVGSAIRFIDIDGNPLSTAAYPTTPDEAMVALDRGNAPVAHPAIAMRRDAALAVGGYRPLFDFAEDFDLWLRLVEHHQISNLPDVLLEFRVHGKNVSTTRRWEQALAAHIARFSAKRRRAGFPDPVEGVSNLKLEHLEELHLSAAERSSVLADLAEAALVSYEAGKRHSYLLHAFDSLMAKDELKSSRDRRSARKLIARLWMTSAPSDAARLTAQITRKLATGRDLRAMSNQDAVHRWLLHGSDPTGPLTGAPRDLLSAQGMQQLVIEGDAHGVLPILMDNIPGLKDNDDYELARNDALSRRRIGTTFSAMLRIHCDAILRAAKDLPLTVVKGQTFARVLYPKPSFRPFTDIDLLVAPDAVPAISEILAGHGFVMVEDGHDPVRLETKWLHRDNATLMVEVHTNLVHHPKLRSALSLAYEDIADGPESAAALMTIAALHGALHRFERLRQVVDICQAARHLSTPKDEALFARMLDKSGARFAAVAGLELAYSIFGEPRCREIAREIGPTRYTFFARALVGRSAVVSTMSSARLYHSWRRQLFRMMLMKSRTFQGRRNIAHPEGAFDPADTLVQNRLE